Genomic segment of Planctomycetaceae bacterium:
GAGCCGCGTCCGGCGCGCGGTTCGAAGACTGCGCGGAGTCCGGGGATGCAGTCTGCGGCTGCTTCGGCTGCGAGTTATTTGAACCCTGGTCTGTGGACCGGTCGGCGGTTGCACGGTTCTCGTCGTCTGCCAGTGCTTCCGTTGCGGCGGCCGGCAGCAGTTCACCGCTCTCCTCGGCCGTCAGAGACGCCATCCGCCGCGACTCGTCGTACTTCGCGCGGCTGACGATGCCGATGCGAAACGGTTCGATCCCGTCTTCCGCTCGGCTGATGACCCGAATGCCGAACGCGTCGGTTTCGCCATACCACATCGATGCCGTGACTGTTGTGATGATACGACCGTCGCGTTCCAGAACTGTTGGTTCGGGATTGCTGCTGTAACAGACCGAGACGTTGGCAGGAAGTTCGGGGATGGCTCGCCAGGCTTCCGGCGGGTCGAGATCTCCCGTCAGCACAAACACCGGAATTTTCTTCGTCTGCAGGCGGCGAAATCCTTCCAGCAGTTTCAGTCTGGCGCGCAGGCTGCGATCGGCTTCGACAAACAGATTTCCGGACAGCAGCAGGTAATCGACAGATTTCGAAATGCAAAGATCAATCACCGTGTCGAACGATGTCAGCGTGGCGTCTTCCAGCGCGTGCCGCAAATCTTCCGTCAGTTGCTCGGACAAATGAACGCTGACGGGCACGTCCAGCCGGACGTTGGCGGCGTGGATAAATCGCTGAGATTGAAACGGCATCCACCAGACTCCCTTCTGCTCAATCACCGGCGCAGACAGAATTGCATCCGGTGGTCGCTGTCGGAAATCTAATAGTTTCGGGAATCTGGGGAAAGTCCGTTGCGGCGAGAATTGCCGGAGTAGCGAGGCCAAAGCAGCGTCAGTAGGTGAATGTCCACCCCGGAATCATCGTGTTCAATTCCTTCAGCAGCACCTTGATATGACGCTCCCGAAGTTGATTTCCGATGTTCAGAATGCTGTCTGTGTCAGACAGATGGGCGACGCCGGGGTTGTATTCGTCAGGCCCCTGAAAGGTGTGCACAAATTCGTGCGGCACCGCATTGAAGTTTCGGCAGGCGTTCGCCGCGTTGCAGACGTTGTAGTCATTGACGTCGGCGCTATCGAGCAGGATCAGGCGTTTGGCCCAGTCGACCTGGCTGATCAGCGTTGTCGGAGTGCTTGACGCCGGAATCTTTCGGGCATGGACCGTCCAGTGCTTGTATTTTTCCAGTGCCCAGCCGATGTCAAACACTAAATCCATCTTCGGATGCAGCAGGCACTGGTGAGTCGACGTCACGGAAAGTTTCTTTTTCACGATCCGACTGACGACCAGCTTCACAATAGCGTTGTGAAATGCTTCCTTTTCGGCCTGCCTCCACGCGGGCGCGCCCAGAGCGCTGGACCATTGATAGCCCCACCGCTGCATCACTCGAACAAAACCCTTCGATCCTTCCACTTCAATACGCGCCCATGGCAGCTCTTTCACGGCAGTACTCATAGACCCTCCACGCATTTGTCGATCGGGGAAATGCGTCCTGCTTTGGTCGACACACTGTGCAGCAGGACGTCTGTCCGCGGACGCGGTTCCGGAAAGTCCGACCGCGCTGGACGCATTATTGTCGCCGCAGCCGAGTCCCGGTTGCGAAGATTCTGTCGATTCACGCCGGCTGCGATGCCGCCGGACGTCGGGGCGGGGCAGGGCAGCAGTCTTCCGGGCAGACATCGTGATTCGGGCCGTATCGTCCGATCGCTTCCCGCTCGGCCGTTCCCAGTCGTTCCTGAATCAGCTTGCGAATCATCCTGACGAACTGAGCGTCGTGACCCGGAGTTGCCGCCCGCTGCATGCTGATGCCGTGCCGATCGCAGGCGCGGCGAGCTTCGTCGTCAAGGTCGAACAGAACTTCCATATGGTCGGACAGGAACCCGACCGGTGAGATCACAACCCGCCTCTTTGACTGATCTGCAAGCGTTTGCAGATAGTCGCAGATGTCCGGCTCCAGCCAGGGATCCGACGGCCGGCCGCTGCGGCTTTGGTAAACCAGCTTCCATCGATCGGCCGGCAGATTCAGCTTTTCCGAAACCAGCCGGCAGGTTTCCGTCAATTGTTTTTCGTAGTCCGAAGTGCTCGACATCGTCAGGGGAATGCTGTGCGCGGTGAAAGCAATCTGTACGCCGCCGCGAACATCCCTGTCGAACCGATCGATGGCCGTCTGGACGTTGCGGGAGATCACGTCCACAAAATCCGGATGGTTGTAGAACACTCTCAGCTTGTGGATTTCCAGTTCCGGAGTGTCGGCCGCTTCCTTTGCGCGAATGATGTCCTCGCGGTATTGCCGGCAGCCGGAATAACAACTGAACCCGGACGTGATGTAGCACAGCGCTCGGCGGATTCCGTCGCTGTGCATTTGTGTCAGCGTGTCGGCCAGCATCGGATGCCAGTTTCGGTTTCCCCAATAGATGGGCAGGGAAATGCCGGCGGAATCCAGTTCGGCGCGCAGCGCGCTGATCAGGTCTCGGCACTGCTGATTGATCGGGCTGACTCCGCCGAAGTGGTTATAATGGCCGGCAACTTCCAGCAGCCGTTCGCGAGGAACGTTTTTTCCGCGCAGGACGTTTTCCAGAAACGGAATCACGTCGTCCGGACCCTCCGGACCTCCGAATGACAAAACCAGAATTGCGTCGTACATCGGGGGATCTCATATTCTCAGTGCGGAAGTCAGGAAGTTCGGGGTTCGATGGCTGGAGTCTGATCCTGCACCGGTCAATCGTTCATGACTCATTCTTCAGCGTTCGCCGTCAGTGCCAGTCCGTGCAGCGCGAGGCTGTCGATGAAGGTGGCGTTTGGGAAATGGGGCATCAGTTGCCGTCCGCCGCCGCCGGAAATGACAACTCTCGGCGGACGAACTTCGTGAAATCGCTCCGCCGCTGCCTGAGACAGCCGCGACACAAGTTCCCGCACGGCTCCCAGTTGCCCCCAGAACAACCCGGCGCAGATGGCTTCATCGGTATTGCGGCCCGGCACAGAAGGTTCCGTGGTCAGCCGCGCGTCGGTATCAATCAGCGGCAGCCGAGCGGTGTAGTCGTGCAGAGCATACGCCGAAAGTCGCAGTCCCGGCAGGATACTGCCGCCTCGAAACACGCCGTCCGACGTCAGCAGATCGACGGTGGTGGCCGTGCCGGAATCGACAATGACCGCGGGCCGCTCTGATGGATCCGACATTTTCACGGCGAATGCGCTGAGCAGTCGATCGATGCCCAGTTTTGCCGGCTCGTCTACATCCACCGCCAGCGGCACGTCGCGGAAGTCTTCGATGACGGTCGGCGGCAGACCGGGCAGCGGCCACGCCTGACGTAACAGGTCGCGCACGGGGGGATTCGATCCGGCAAGGACGCAGTTTGTGACCGGCTCGTTCCCGTCAGCCGCCAGCCAGTCAGCCAGCGCAACCTCCAGGGTTGCCGTTTCCGCCAACGGGCACGCCGAAATCTGCATGACCTGAGGAACTCTGCCGACGGCCGATCGAAACAGTCCGAACTTCGCGCGCGTGTTGCCGATATCGACGGCCAGAATCATGGGCGCGTGATCGTTTCATGCAAATTCAGCACAGTGCGAGCGACCGCGGTCCACGCCGCAAGCTGCTGCTGATCGACGGTGCGGTCGATCGATTTCTGGCCGACCGTCAGGAATCCCGACACGGACTCACCGGATGCGGCGAACACGGTTCGCTGACTGTCCAGCAGTTCCAGCAGCACAGAGACCTCTTCCGGCCGAGCTGCCCGCGACAGGCACAGGCGATACATCCGGTCAAGCCGCGACTCGTCCGAGTCTCTGCCTTCGACCAGCACGCGCTGAGCGAGTGCCCGCGCGGCTTCAACGAACGTCGGGTCATTCAGCAGGACCAGAGCCTGCAGGCTGTTGTTGCTGCGAGAACGCTCGACCGTGCATTCTTCGCGAGTCGGCGCGTCGAACGACTTCATTGCCGGATGCAGAAACGTGCGGCACCAGTATGTGTAAAGTCCGCGGCGGTATTGTTTGGCTCCCGTGTCAGCCTCCCATTCGCGAGTCGGGAAATTCAGGTGAGCCCAGTAACCGGCCGGCTGATACGGTTTGACCGATGGTCCGCCGACCTGATCGACCAGCAGCCCGGAAACCTGCAGCGCCATGTCGCGAATCGACTCCGCTTCCAGCCGATATCGCGACTGCCGAGCCAGCCAGTTGTTGAACGGATCGGCGGCGACAAGCTGTTCATCAAAGACGGAAGAACGCCGGTACGCATCCGAACTCACAATCAGCCGGATCATGTGCCGGATATCCCACCCGCTTTCGCGAAACTCCACGGCCAGCCAGTCCAGCAGATCCGGGTGAGTGGGCCAGGAACCCTGCGAACCGAAGTCGTCCGCCGATTTGACGATTCCCCTGCCGAACAACTGCTGCCACAGCCGATTGACGAACACGCGAGCCACCAGCGGGTTGTCGTCGGACACCAGCCATTCTGCCAGATCCATGCGACTGCCACGCGATGCCGTGTTCAGTTGCTGAAGGAAATGCGGAACCGCCGGTTCGACCAGGTCTCCGCTGTCGTCCATCCAGTTGCCGCGAGCCAGCACACGAATTTCTCGCGGCGTCTGCGTGCGAGTCACCAGCATTTCGGGAATGCACTTATCCAGCGTTTCCCGCGCGGTTTTCGTTTCTGACAGTGAGCTGCGCGCGTCGGCCAGCAGAGGCGTCACGGATCGGAAGTGCGTTGCCACGGCCGAACGCTGGTCGTCGCTGACGGACGGCCAGGCTTCAACGGCTGCCAGCAGGTCCGGCGGAAGGCCCAGGCCGTTGTCGTTGAGTCCCGGAGTTGCCGCTGCGGTGGTACTGATCCGAAACCGACCGATGTTGTGATAGTCAACGGATGTCTGCTGCAGTGTCACGATCAGCCGCTGACCTGCAGCCAGCTCCGCCGGCTTTTCGAACTGGAATACGGCCGTACGATCGGCGTCGTTATGAAGGTGTCCGTCCACTGCCCATCCGGTGTCCGGTTTACCGTCCAGAGCGTTCCGGACCGGCCAGCCATCCTGTTCGTAGCTGGCAACGGCGTCGCTGACGGGAACGCTGGCTTCTACGGCCGATGTTCCTTCCGTGTTTGCGATTCGAACGGAAATCTCCGACAGCACGAAGTTACCGTTCACGCGGCTGAGCGACTTGTTCGTCATCGAATCGTGTCGCAGGGTTTCCAGCCGGATGCCGGTCATGCGCTGCGGCTGGTCGGCGACAACCGGCAGAACCACTTCATAAGTATCCTGCTTCGGGTTGTCACCGGATGTCAGCACGGAATGATCTTCCAGAATCTGCGTGACCTGTCCGCCGGTCGACATGACTGCGGCCGGATGCTGAACGTGCCAGATCTTCGGCGACGTGCGAAGCTTCTGCTGCTGTTCGGCGACCCACGAGTTCAGTGCGGAATCCAGTTCTTCCGTCTGCGTATCCAGCGTTGTCTGCAGTTGAGCGATCTTCTGATCCAGTTTGGAAAGCTGCTGCTGCTGAGTTCGCGACGGCATCTTTGTGGCCGGCTGGATTCCCACCGGCACGTCCATGATGTCCGCGAAGAACGCCGCGAACTGATAGAAGTCGCGCAGAGAATACGGGTCGTATTTGTGGTCGTGGCATTCGCAGCACGCCATCGTCGCTCCCAGCCAGACCGACGCCGCATTGCGGACTCGGTCGGCGGAATACTTCGCCAGATATTCCTTCGGCTGAGCCCCGCCTTCGCGAGTCGTCATCAGCAGCCGGTTGTAGCCGGACGCGATCTTCTGTTCGTCGCTCGGTTCCGGCAGCAGGTCGCCCGCGAGCTGTTCAATCGTGAACCGATCGAACGGCATGTTGCTGTTGAAAGCATCGATGACGTAGTCCCGATACATCCAGACTTCGCGGTGGTTGTCGCCGTGAATTCCGTTCGTGTCGGCGTAACGAACCTGATCCAGCCAAAGTTCCGTCATGCGTTCGCCGTAGTGATGCGACGAAAGCAGTTCGTCGATCAGTGCCTGCCACGCTTCCGGCGTCGGAGTCGCCGCAAACGCGGCGACCTGCTCCGGAGTTGGCGGCAGGCCCGTCAGATCAAAGCTCAGCCGTCGAACCAGTGTGACGGGATCCGCCTGGGCCAGCGGTGTCAGCTTCTGCCTGTCGAGCCGGTTCTGAATGAAGCGGTCGATGTCGTTGGCCGTCGGGCTGACTTCGACATCAGGAACCTTCGGGCGCTGCGGAAGAATGTAGGCCCAGTGCCCTTTCCAGGTGGCTCCCTGCTCAATCCAGCGGCGAATCGTCTGCTTCTGAGCGGCGGTCAGAGCCTTTCCGGAACCCTGCGGCGGCATCACCAGGTCCGCGTCGCCAGACTCGATCCGGGTCAGCAGTTCGCTGTTCGCGGCGTTCTTCGCGTCAACGACGGTGACGCCGTCCTGCGACCGAAACAGCCCTTCCTGAAGATCCAGCCGCAGGTCCGCCTGCCGCTGTCCGGAGTCCGGGCCGTGGCAGGCGAAACACGCGTCCGAAAAAATCGGACGAACATCGCGGTTGAAGTCGACCGGTTCGTCGCCAGCTTCCCCCGCTGTTGCCCAGGCGGACGATCCGGCGAAGGCCGCCACCAACAGTATGGTTGTCATCAGGCGAATCTGTGTCATCGCAGGTCAGCTCAATGGGAAAACGACAAGACCAACTCCAGCAGTCCACGTTACCAGAAGTCACAGATCCACAGCAACCTGGTGCCTGCGGAGAATCCGCCAGCCACCGGCCCGCCGTTCCGGATGCATGACCCGTCGACCTGGCCGACTCAGGCAAAACCGGCGGCTGACAGACGCTGGCAGGAACGGGACGAATACCAGGACACTCTGCAGGCCGGGCGCGAGAAGAGTGATTTTCGATTTGACATCTCAAATCTGACATCTCAAATCTCGCTTCGCGCCGGCACTCACTCCGGCGGCAACGCGTCCGGATGCCCGGCTGCCTCGGCACGTTGAACGACGCCGGCGATCGCAGCGATATACGCGGACATCAGGTGATCTGACAGCCAGTCGATGCGGAAGCGAGTCAGAGTCCGAAAGAAACCGCGGAAACGGTCCCCCGCTTTTCCCCAGTAGTCAAGATCACGCAGCCGGCCGTTTCGATCCAGGTACATCTCCCGACCCGCATGCCGGAAACCAAACATCGCCGGCGGCAGGCGCGGCACGATGTCGTTGTTGTTCACCCAGCGAATATGCTTGATGTTGCAGTGATTGATGTATCGCTTTGTGCCGACTCGCGGTGAGCCGTACGTGAACAGCGATTCGGGCATCGACGAAATTTCCGACACATAACACCGACCGGCGCAAATGGTCGCCATCGCTCCGCCCAGCGAATGTCCGCAGAACCAGACGGTCTTGGTCTTGTTGGCCTTGATCGATTTTTCAATCATCGGCCACAGATCATCCACTTCCCGGCGGAATCCGCGATGAACATGGCCCACGGTTTCGGCAGCCACCTTGGCCGCGTCGATGTCGGCCTTCATGTCGTTGGTTTCATCGGGTTCCGTGCCGCGGCACACGATCACGGCGTCGGTATCACTTTCCAGTCGATACGCCTGAGCCCCGTCCCGATCGAAGAACTCCATCGTCAGGTGCAGTCCGAGAGGTTCGACCAGCCGGGCCACCACATCCTCGTCGTAATACGCGACGTCCGCGATCTCGGCGAACAGCAACGACTGCCGCAGCAGGCTCAGCTTGCTGATCGGACCGGCGAGAACGGACTGCAGTGCGGCAACGTCATAAGCGGGTTCCGGCGTTTCGTTCGCGGGACTCGCGCCAACCTCAGCATTCACGGGAATTTCCGATTCAGGGGACAACAGGATCGGGTAACTGCCCAACAACGCTGTGTACCTTCATCAATCCCCGGATGTCAATCTGGCCCGTCGGCTCCGCGCTCCGTTCGCCGCGGACATCACTGAGCGACCCTGACCGTCCCTCGAACATGCTGGTGACAAGCGGTACACGAGACCGTCACATGGATGTAGGCAAACGTCACTTTTTCGAGGCTTTCCGAATCCGCCGCGTCGATCAGGTGCTTGACGGCGTGCTCAAATCCCGCGCTGTAGTTCTGGTAATACGGATCCTTCGGCGACTTCCATCTGGCAGACGTCGAAAGCGCGGCAAGCTCCATTCCGCCGTCACGGATCAGCCGGAAATCTTCCGTCGCAATGCCATCGACAATCTTGTGTACCATCGCCATTTTCGCCCGCATGAACTGACGCAGTTCGGCCTTGTCGGTTGTGTGGGAATCTGATTCCTGGCTCTGCGCCGCGGATTCCGCCACCTGCGGCGGACTCAAGGCGATCGTGATTGCGGTCAGCGCCGCGGCTGCGATGAATGCGAATCTCATGGCAAGTCTTCCTGTATCAATTTGCCCGTACGTAACACGTTTAATCCGTCAGCGGGACCGTACTGAAAACTCTGAATTTCAGCCAGACACAGTTCATACGTCGGCATTTCGCCGCGCTGCATCCGGTGGTCCGTCGTCTTGCTGGTGCTCCCGGTGTATGCGCTGCCGGCGGGAGTGCGGGGTAGCACATCCTGCGTCCAGCAAGTTGTGCGGCTTGCCGCCGGAAAGCTGTCTTGTGCGGCTTCAAGGCCGGAGCGTTCGCCGATGGCTTGAGCATGTTCTTCCATGGCTTTCCGACCGCTTCGCAGCACATCTTGCCCGAACGGCAAGCTGTGGTACCCGGTGATGGGCGCTGCTCGCGCGGCTGGGACTTAACGCCAGCGGCAGTGCATCTCATCGCTGATTTCTGGAAAAATCCAGCCGATGCCATGCAAGAATCCGCCGTCCGCTGTGTCTACTAACAGAACCATGATTCCCAGTCCTCCCGAGACGCGAGCAAGTCTGATCCTGCGACTTCCGGATGTGGCGGATGTCGCGGCGTGGGATGAGTTCGTGTCCATCTACGGACCGGTTGTCTTTCGAATTGCCCGACGGCTCGGTCTGCAGGCCGCCGATGCTGACGATCTGGTTCAGGAAGTTTTCACAGCCGTGGCTCGTTCGGTTTCTGACTGGCTCGACCGA
This window contains:
- a CDS encoding lipase family protein; the encoded protein is MNAEVGASPANETPEPAYDVAALQSVLAGPISKLSLLRQSLLFAEIADVAYYDEDVVARLVEPLGLHLTMEFFDRDGAQAYRLESDTDAVIVCRGTEPDETNDMKADIDAAKVAAETVGHVHRGFRREVDDLWPMIEKSIKANKTKTVWFCGHSLGGAMATICAGRCYVSEISSMPESLFTYGSPRVGTKRYINHCNIKHIRWVNNNDIVPRLPPAMFGFRHAGREMYLDRNGRLRDLDYWGKAGDRFRGFFRTLTRFRIDWLSDHLMSAYIAAIAGVVQRAEAAGHPDALPPE
- a CDS encoding type III pantothenate kinase — protein: MILAVDIGNTRAKFGLFRSAVGRVPQVMQISACPLAETATLEVALADWLAADGNEPVTNCVLAGSNPPVRDLLRQAWPLPGLPPTVIEDFRDVPLAVDVDEPAKLGIDRLLSAFAVKMSDPSERPAVIVDSGTATTVDLLTSDGVFRGGSILPGLRLSAYALHDYTARLPLIDTDARLTTEPSVPGRNTDEAICAGLFWGQLGAVRELVSRLSQAAAERFHEVRPPRVVISGGGGRQLMPHFPNATFIDSLALHGLALTANAEE
- a CDS encoding PSD1 and planctomycete cytochrome C domain-containing protein — translated: MTQIRLMTTILLVAAFAGSSAWATAGEAGDEPVDFNRDVRPIFSDACFACHGPDSGQRQADLRLDLQEGLFRSQDGVTVVDAKNAANSELLTRIESGDADLVMPPQGSGKALTAAQKQTIRRWIEQGATWKGHWAYILPQRPKVPDVEVSPTANDIDRFIQNRLDRQKLTPLAQADPVTLVRRLSFDLTGLPPTPEQVAAFAATPTPEAWQALIDELLSSHHYGERMTELWLDQVRYADTNGIHGDNHREVWMYRDYVIDAFNSNMPFDRFTIEQLAGDLLPEPSDEQKIASGYNRLLMTTREGGAQPKEYLAKYSADRVRNAASVWLGATMACCECHDHKYDPYSLRDFYQFAAFFADIMDVPVGIQPATKMPSRTQQQQLSKLDQKIAQLQTTLDTQTEELDSALNSWVAEQQQKLRTSPKIWHVQHPAAVMSTGGQVTQILEDHSVLTSGDNPKQDTYEVVLPVVADQPQRMTGIRLETLRHDSMTNKSLSRVNGNFVLSEISVRIANTEGTSAVEASVPVSDAVASYEQDGWPVRNALDGKPDTGWAVDGHLHNDADRTAVFQFEKPAELAAGQRLIVTLQQTSVDYHNIGRFRISTTAAATPGLNDNGLGLPPDLLAAVEAWPSVSDDQRSAVATHFRSVTPLLADARSSLSETKTARETLDKCIPEMLVTRTQTPREIRVLARGNWMDDSGDLVEPAVPHFLQQLNTASRGSRMDLAEWLVSDDNPLVARVFVNRLWQQLFGRGIVKSADDFGSQGSWPTHPDLLDWLAVEFRESGWDIRHMIRLIVSSDAYRRSSVFDEQLVAADPFNNWLARQSRYRLEAESIRDMALQVSGLLVDQVGGPSVKPYQPAGYWAHLNFPTREWEADTGAKQYRRGLYTYWCRTFLHPAMKSFDAPTREECTVERSRSNNSLQALVLLNDPTFVEAARALAQRVLVEGRDSDESRLDRMYRLCLSRAARPEEVSVLLELLDSQRTVFAASGESVSGFLTVGQKSIDRTVDQQQLAAWTAVARTVLNLHETITRP
- a CDS encoding ferrochelatase: MYDAILVLSFGGPEGPDDVIPFLENVLRGKNVPRERLLEVAGHYNHFGGVSPINQQCRDLISALRAELDSAGISLPIYWGNRNWHPMLADTLTQMHSDGIRRALCYITSGFSCYSGCRQYREDIIRAKEAADTPELEIHKLRVFYNHPDFVDVISRNVQTAIDRFDRDVRGGVQIAFTAHSIPLTMSSTSDYEKQLTETCRLVSEKLNLPADRWKLVYQSRSGRPSDPWLEPDICDYLQTLADQSKRRVVISPVGFLSDHMEVLFDLDDEARRACDRHGISMQRAATPGHDAQFVRMIRKLIQERLGTAEREAIGRYGPNHDVCPEDCCPAPPRRPAASQPA